In a genomic window of Deltaproteobacteria bacterium:
- a CDS encoding NAD(+)/NADH kinase — MKKIGFVVNHSKPRAVRFVPVLCRWLTGRGVTVYVDDALDVNVRGARVCRLASMPRLVDAIVVLGGDGTMLSAARIVGGRKVPLVGVNLGGLGFLTSVTEKEVFGLLERMLEGDYGIEERMMLAVKVRRGRRVVARHDVLNDAVLKGVGARLVRLETRINREYVTTYRADGLIVATPTGSTAYSLSAAGPILYPTIHSIIVVPICPFNLTNRPLVIPDWMQVEVRLCADPAEIRLTLDGQVETALACGDVIDMRRSSRSIYLVRHRSGKSYFDILRERLLWEVKADSHPLKNDGKGG, encoded by the coding sequence ATGAAGAAGATCGGTTTCGTCGTGAACCATTCCAAGCCTCGCGCCGTGAGGTTCGTGCCCGTCCTGTGCAGGTGGCTCACCGGGCGCGGGGTGACGGTCTACGTGGACGACGCGCTGGACGTGAATGTCCGCGGCGCGAGGGTCTGCCGGCTCGCCTCCATGCCCCGGCTCGTCGACGCCATCGTGGTGCTCGGCGGCGACGGCACCATGCTCTCGGCGGCGCGGATCGTGGGAGGGCGCAAGGTGCCGCTTGTGGGCGTGAACCTCGGCGGGCTCGGCTTTCTCACCTCCGTGACCGAGAAGGAGGTCTTCGGGCTCCTGGAGAGGATGCTCGAGGGCGACTACGGCATCGAGGAGCGCATGATGCTCGCCGTCAAGGTGCGCCGCGGCCGCAGGGTCGTCGCCCGGCACGACGTGCTCAACGACGCCGTGCTCAAGGGCGTGGGGGCGCGGCTGGTGCGGCTGGAAACCCGCATAAACCGCGAGTACGTTACGACCTACAGGGCCGACGGCCTCATCGTCGCCACACCCACGGGCTCCACGGCCTACTCGCTCTCGGCGGCCGGTCCCATCCTCTACCCGACGATCCACTCCATCATCGTCGTGCCCATCTGCCCCTTCAACCTCACCAACCGCCCGCTGGTCATTCCCGACTGGATGCAGGTGGAGGTGCGCCTGTGCGCCGACCCCGCCGAGATACGCCTCACGCTGGACGGCCAGGTAGAGACGGCCCTCGCGTGCGGTGACGTGATCGACATGCGCAGGTCCTCCAGGAGCATCTATCTCGTGAGGCACCGCTCGGGCAAGAGCTACTTCGACATCCTCCGCGAGAGGCTGCTCTGGGAGGTCAAGGCCGACAGTCATCCCCTGAAGAACGACGGCAAAGGGGGCTGA